The following coding sequences are from one Campylobacter sp. RM16187 window:
- a CDS encoding helix-turn-helix transcriptional regulator — protein MRSHDKIAVRLAQIIVKLNSGERLSIDELVEEFSVNKRTILRDFERLSILPIQKENGKYFLEDYALGKLGFKDIKAFAALIGARSLFPELDDRFISDVLNEKLNKAYLIKNQGFESIQISRDDFEAVSAAVIKNRIVDCEYNDKERKLKPYKLINNSGIWYLLADDEGKLKNFTLSKIKHIKIKGDTFTANAEFLKRIEKNDTNWFSDTKFKVTLEIKNEAMEYFKRKEFLPNYEVVQEEEDKIIISTEVAYDDEILRVVRYWLPFIKIVEPLNLKKKFENLLRGYLK, from the coding sequence ATGCGCTCTCACGATAAAATCGCCGTCAGGCTTGCTCAAATAATAGTAAAACTAAACAGCGGTGAAAGGCTAAGTATAGACGAGCTTGTAGAGGAGTTTAGCGTAAATAAAAGAACTATTTTAAGAGACTTTGAGCGGCTTAGTATCCTACCTATCCAAAAAGAAAACGGTAAATATTTTTTAGAGGACTATGCTCTTGGCAAACTAGGCTTTAAAGATATAAAAGCCTTTGCCGCGCTAATTGGCGCAAGGTCGCTATTTCCAGAGCTAGACGATAGATTTATTAGCGATGTTTTAAACGAGAAGCTAAACAAGGCCTATCTAATCAAAAACCAGGGGTTTGAAAGTATCCAAATTTCAAGAGACGACTTTGAAGCCGTAAGCGCCGCAGTCATCAAAAACCGTATCGTAGACTGCGAATATAACGACAAAGAACGCAAACTAAAGCCGTATAAACTAATAAATAATAGCGGCATATGGTATCTACTAGCAGACGACGAGGGTAAACTAAAAAATTTCACTCTCTCTAAAATAAAACATATAAAGATAAAGGGCGATACGTTTACTGCAAACGCCGAGTTTTTAAAACGTATCGAGAAAAACGACACAAACTGGTTTTCGGACACTAAATTTAAGGTTACGCTTGAAATCAAAAACGAAGCTATGGAGTATTTTAAGAGAAAAGAGTTTTTGCCAAATTACGAAGTAGTGCAAGAGGAAGAGGATAAAATCATCATAAGCACAGAAGTAGCTTACGACGACGAGATACTGCGGGTCGTAAGATACTGGCTACCGTTTATAAAGATAGTCGAACCTTTAAATTTAAAGAAGAAATTTGAAAATTTGCTCAGGGGTTATCTAAAATGA
- a CDS encoding HP0729 family protein, producing MIKMHNILILYNPYYQSDVIEQHLKILISKGKVAFSKIKSKRRDMINSHEAELEQIYESLNSSDSDGKYLQLFLTDYSNLFVAKVIAVTSEDMNEIAPEYYKEKRLDVEKWFIISDIRELVRNDFECVRDDYLANFTVSGHTYAVYGNAYVYPLIIKMKQETRYFEDDGKFYPDIYKSAEFLEIKRNLIHYCFGRSLINLMHPDSIENIISAEIEYLDNIANPLYDLSSVVVKYSKTMEQEIYAFVKVLMEQLAKIKPSILKIPYEVQGTSFTVSDIFENKPNLGTYKFLFKNRLIQDALEGNLLQNYITRTLPKVITELQDLRNETVHAKAPCHNA from the coding sequence ATGATTAAAATGCACAACATCCTCATCCTCTACAACCCCTACTACCAAAGCGACGTCATCGAGCAACACCTTAAAATTTTAATCAGCAAAGGCAAGGTGGCCTTCAGCAAGATAAAAAGCAAGCGGCGAGATATGATAAACTCTCACGAAGCCGAGCTTGAGCAAATTTACGAGAGCTTAAATTCGAGCGACAGTGACGGTAAGTATCTGCAGCTATTCTTAACCGATTATTCAAATTTGTTCGTAGCAAAGGTTATTGCGGTAACTAGTGAAGATATGAACGAGATAGCGCCCGAGTATTATAAAGAAAAAAGACTCGATGTAGAAAAGTGGTTTATCATAAGCGATATTAGAGAGCTAGTTAGAAACGACTTTGAGTGCGTTAGAGACGATTACCTGGCAAATTTTACTGTAAGCGGCCATACTTACGCAGTATACGGCAATGCTTACGTTTATCCTCTGATTATAAAGATGAAGCAAGAGACGCGCTATTTTGAGGATGATGGCAAATTTTATCCCGACATCTATAAAAGCGCCGAGTTTTTAGAGATAAAGCGAAATTTGATCCATTACTGTTTCGGACGAAGCCTAATAAATCTAATGCATCCAGATAGCATAGAAAATATCATCTCCGCCGAGATAGAATATCTCGATAATATAGCTAACCCGCTCTATGACCTTAGCTCCGTCGTGGTCAAATACTCAAAAACTATGGAGCAAGAGATTTACGCCTTCGTTAAAGTTCTCATGGAACAACTCGCAAAGATAAAGCCGTCTATATTAAAAATCCCATACGAAGTGCAGGGCACGAGCTTTACCGTAAGCGATATATTTGAAAATAAACCAAATTTAGGAACCTATAAATTTCTTTTCAAAAACCGACTTATCCAGGATGCACTTGAGGGGAATTTACTACAAAACTACATAACTAGAACTCTACCAAAGGTCATAACCGAACTTCAGGACTTGCGAAACGAAACTGTCCATGCCAAAGCCCCTTGCCATAATGCCTAA